Genomic DNA from Candidatus Methylacidithermus pantelleriae:
TTGGAATCCAGGCGGTCCGCAATGGCCCGCCAGTGATAGGGAGTGACAACCATGGAAATCCCACTAGCGATCCAAGCGTAGGCAAGAAGACTGATAACGATCCTCCAAGGGGTCTCTTCCCAGAAGGCGGCCTCCAAGGGAATTTCCGCGGCCAAAAGAAGGATCACGCCTAAGGCGCGGACGAAGAGAAGCTCAACCAGAAGCCAGGTAACGCTCAGTCCGAGCATGATACATCCTAGAGTAATGATCCACCGGGCTTGGGAAAGCTCTCCAAGATCGATACTCGCACACAGAAGGGTGGCCCAAATCGTTGCGGACAGACTCATAAGGCGTCCCGCCAGTGCGTTTCGGAGCAAAAGCCCCAGTGTACGCCCCACATTCTGAGGGAATAGATAGAGGGAAAGCCCAAAAAGAAAGTGCAAAGCTCCCAAAAAGAGACTCACGGAACGCAAGGAAAAGGCATAAATCATAGGCTCCTGGGGTTAGGGAATGTTTTAGGTGTTGTACTCAAAGGAAGGATGGGAGTGGGAGACTTTGTAGACCAGTTTCGGGAATGGGAGCGTTGCGTGCGTATGAGAAAGACGGCTCCGAGCAGGACCGCTTGACAATGGGCGCAGTTGTGCTGGCCCTTTTGCTGGGAACTGCCAGAAAGTTCCTTTTGTTTCTTCGGAGGGCATTCCTATTTCCCAACCATCGCCAGGGACTAGACAGTTTCTCCGGTTTTCCCTGGGTTGCGCCGCGTCTCCGGAGGCAGGCTCCCCAAGCCGAAACCGGAAAGAGAAGGTAGCCCGTACTTTCAAACGTTTGCTCGCAATCCAGGGTACTTGCCTAGGGGCGACCGGTCCGTCGTGAGGCCTTCATTTTCCCTTTTCCCCATCCTTCCCCTCCGGCTTAAGACAAGACCGTGTCCGGCGGGTCGTGCCAGGTCGTACCTCTTTTTTTTGCAAGATCCGGTAGCTTGTGCTTGCACTACCAAGGCTTTTGTTCGAGCCAAGGATCCTCTGGGAAATTCCGGGCAAGCTTTTGTAGAGCCCTGGCAACCGATGGGTGGCCTAGCCTTTCTGTCAACCGCCAATTGCTGGAAAGCGCGTTTTTTCTTCCCCGGTTGGCAAGAGGCTAGCCATAGCAGGGTTCCCGCAAAAGATTGTCTGTGGAGCTTCCTAGCCACGGCTACAAGCACCCCACAAGTTCTCTTTATGGCGCCTCAGCATCTGGTCCATAGATCGCATCGCCCGAAGCGAGAGTCTTTTTTTTCTTTTGCTCCTCCTAACCTTTTCGGTTCATCCCGATTTTCTCCGGGGATGCGCCCCATCGAAGCTTCTTATACCGGCTGGGTTTATAAAGGCTCTTGCAAGGTGATGCAATGAAAAGCCCCCAGTCCCCAGATGAGCCGACGCGCCTCCCAAAGCAGAATGCGCCGCCCGGGAAAGAACCCGGATAAAACCTCTTGGATTTGCCGTTCCTTAGCTTCCCATCCAAAAGAGGGAACAATCACGCAATGGTTGGCGATGTAGAAGTTGACGTAGCTTGCCGGTAAGCGTTGGTGGCCATGCACGACGGCATCGGGAAGGGGAACGGGGACCACACAGAGCTTTTGCCCCCGGGCTGTTTCGCTTTTGGCCAAGCGCTGGTAGTTTTCCCAGCACACGGGGTAATTGGCGTCCTGGGGATCCTCGGGTAAACTGACGACAACCACACCCGGCGCCACGAAACGCGCAAGATTGTCCACATGGCCGTCAGTATCGTCGCCTTCTAGCGATCCCGATAGCCAGATCACCCGCTTGACCCCGAGGAACTCCTCGAGAATTTGTTCCATTTCCCGTTGCGTCAATCCGGGATTGCGTCTTGGGTCCAGTAAGCAATCTTGAGAGGCAAGAAGCGTTCCTTCACCGTCAGTATCGATGGCACCCCCTTCTAAAATGACCGGACCTTTCCACAGAGGGAGCCTTCGATATTGAGCAATTTTCTGAGGAACCAGGTCGTCTAGCTCCCACGGGGGGTATTTCCCACCCCAAGCGTTAAAACCCCAGTCAATGAGAGCCTTTCCGGCCGGGCCCACGAGAAACGTGGGTCCGTAATCGCGGGGCCACGGCTCGTAGGCAGGAAAATCATGCCAATAAATGTTTTCCTTTTTTCCTTTGAGATAGCTCTGTGCTTGTTCCCGCTGAGCTTCGGAAAAGAGGCAAATGTGCACTTCTTCTCCTTGGGAAAGCTCATGGGCCAATTGAGCCCAGAGTTCCGGAATCCCTTCCCATCCACCCTCAAAGCTAATCCCGTCCTCTCTGGGCCAGCAGAGCCAGGTCGCCCGGTGGGTTTCCCATTCGGCCGGAAAGCGGAAACCAAGTGCTTTGGGAGTGTTCATGGGGAGGAAGAGCTTTGTGTGGCACTTGAGGATCCAAGGTTGGGGTCGAACAGTCCAAGAATGGACCGGTAACTGTCCACTCTACGGTCTCGCAAAAAGGGCCAGAACTTTCGGGTTTCTTCCACGAGGGATAGATCAAGCTCCGCGACTAAGATTTCCTCTTGTTCTCCGGCTTCCGCAACGATTCGCCCAAGGGGATCCGCCACAAAGCTGTGACCCCAAAACTCAAGCCCGGTTCCCTCGTCCCCTGCCTCCCACCCCACGCGGTTGACGGCCACAACATAACAGCCATTGGCAATGGCGTGTGCCCGCTGGACGATTTGCCATGCGGCCAACTGGTGCCTTCCTTCTTTCTCTTTCTCCTGCGGATGCCAGCCGATACTGGTGGGATAAAAAAGGAGCACTGCTCCTTGGAGGACACTACTGCGCGCAGCTTCGGGAAACCACTGATCCCAGCAAATGAGGACGGAAAGGGGCCCGTAGCGGGTCGGCCAGACGCGGTAACCGAGGTCACCCGGGGCAAAGTAGTATTTTTCGTAATATCCGGGTTCTTCGGGAAGGTGCATCTTTCGATAAAGCCCCAAAACCTTTCCATCTTCACCCATAATGAGGGCGCTATTGTGGTAAACGCCTGGTGCCCTTCGCTCAAAAACCCCGCCGATAATCACCACGCCAAGTTCCTGGGCCACACGGGCCAGGGTGCGGGCGGTAGGTCCCCCAGGTATTTCCTCCGCAAGACGAAAATTGGCAGGGTCCATTTTCTGGCAAAAGTAGGGAGTTGCAAAGAGCTCAGGTGTACAGAGGATAGAAGCTCCCCGGGCGGCGGCTTCATGGAAAAGCCTTCCCGCTTTGGCTAGGGTTTCTTGGGAGTCCTTTTCGGCACCCATCTGGATCAACCCGACGGAAACTTTCATCGTCGAAATGACTCTAACTGGCATACCTCGATGCCGGCTGCAAGCTGGCCTTCTTTTTTTTTCGTTTCTTACTCTTTTCTAGGAGCTATAGGGTCGGCGAACCGGGTAGGAGCCCAAAAGGCGCATCTCCCACGTGTGTTTTTTCGCTTTCTCTGTGGCCTGGATAAAACGCGGGTCGGTGTTGGGAGCCTGGACACTAAGAAAGAAAAAATAGGTGTTTGGATGGCCCATCACCGGGTGAGACACAATTCGCTTGAGGTTCAGCCCCTCCTCCCGAAAAGGTTCCAGAAACGAGCAGAGGCTACCCACTTTCTCCTTAAGCAAAACAGCCAGGCTGGTTTCCCTCGCTCCCGACCCCGCGGGGCGGTGCCCCAAGACAAAGAACTGGGTGAGATTTGCGGTATCGTCCGCCACAGGATATTCGAGAACCTCTAGCCCGTAAAGAATCGCTGCATCGCGGGTGGATAGAGCTGCAGACGCAGGCTCAAGAGAGGCAAGTCGGGCTGCTTCCGCTGTGCTGGCCACACGTCGCAGCTGGACTTCTGGAAAACGTTGCATAATCCAGTTCCGGCAGTGATAGAGCGGGGCCGCATGGGAGTAGAGGGTCTTGATCTTGGCGCCTCGCCGACCCAACAGGGCTAACCGGACGCGCAAAGCTAGCTCCTCGCGGATGCATAGGGAGAAACTTCGATCCAGAAGAAGATCGACCGTTTCGGGGATCATTCCGCTGGAGGAATTTTCGATGGGGACAATGCCCGACGACAAAGGATGGCGTCGCACGTATTCCACCACCTCCGGAATGGACGGAAGAGGCAAAAGCTTCCTTTTGGGGAAGCGTTTCTTGGCCACAAGGTGGGAAAAGGTTTGGGCCGGTCCCAGAAACGCAACGCTCATGGGAAGACCTTTCTCATAGGGAGGCCGGGGTAAGGTAGGAGAAAAAGTAGGCCGGACGCAAGGATGGCAAAAAGGGGATGATCTGAGAAACGAAACCGGAGCCTTTGGGGAAGGTTGACACGGAGGGAAATTGCCGTTTTTAGTGGCTCGCTATGCTGGAATCTTTCCCCGAAGTATCCTCGCTTTTCGAGAGTTTTGCACGTCTCCGGATCCTCGTGGTGGGGGACCTCATGCTGGATGAATACCTGTGGGGCCGTGTTGAGCGCCTTTCCCCCGAGGCTCCTGTGCCGGTGGTTGAGGTGGAGCGGACAAGCTACTACCCAGGAGGAGCAGCCAACGTGGCTCGCAATGTACTCGAGTTTACGCCCTTTGTAGTGGTAGCGGGTGTGGTGGGGGAGGACGCAGCCGGGCAACTGGTGCGGAAACTTTTGGCCGACGCAGGGGCCGATGTGAGTGGGGTTTTTGCCCTGTCCGATCGGCCGACGACCCAGAAAACCCGGGTCATCGGAAGAAAACAACAGGTGGTACGGGTGGACCGCGAATCCCGCGAGCCTCTGCCTGCAACAATCGCAGGCAAAATGCGTGAGTTCCTTGCCTTGCGGTTGGGAGAGGTCGATGCCGTCATTTTGGAAGACTATGGGAAAGGAATGTTTACACAGGATATGGCTGACGCAATTCTCCTTGCCTGCCAGCGCCAGAAGAAACTATCAGTCGTTGATCCTTGCTTATCCCATGCTGTCCAGTGGGTGGGAGCGCGGGTCGTTAAACCGAACCGGAAAGAGGTTCTCTTGCATGCCAAGGAACCCCAGCGGGAGGGGGAAAGAGCTTCCCTTGAGCGGGCGGCTCGTCTTCTTCGCAAGAGCTGGAACGTCTGGTGTGTGGTGGTTACCCTGGGAGAGGAAGGAATGCTGGTCGTTGAGCCCGACGGGGAACACTGGATTTGTGGGATCCGGCGAGAGGTCTTCGATGTGACCGGAGCCGGGGATACGGCTGTGGCCCTATTAACGCTCGGGCTTGCCGCAGGTCTTTCCCCGAGGCAAGCGGCGGTCATTGCCAACTGCGGTGCTTCGGTGGTCGTGGGCAAGCTAGGGACAGC
This window encodes:
- a CDS encoding agmatine deiminase family protein, which encodes MNTPKALGFRFPAEWETHRATWLCWPREDGISFEGGWEGIPELWAQLAHELSQGEEVHICLFSEAQREQAQSYLKGKKENIYWHDFPAYEPWPRDYGPTFLVGPAGKALIDWGFNAWGGKYPPWELDDLVPQKIAQYRRLPLWKGPVILEGGAIDTDGEGTLLASQDCLLDPRRNPGLTQREMEQILEEFLGVKRVIWLSGSLEGDDTDGHVDNLARFVAPGVVVVSLPEDPQDANYPVCWENYQRLAKSETARGQKLCVVPVPLPDAVVHGHQRLPASYVNFYIANHCVIVPSFGWEAKERQIQEVLSGFFPGRRILLWEARRLIWGLGAFHCITLQEPL
- a CDS encoding carbon-nitrogen hydrolase, translating into MKVSVGLIQMGAEKDSQETLAKAGRLFHEAAARGASILCTPELFATPYFCQKMDPANFRLAEEIPGGPTARTLARVAQELGVVIIGGVFERRAPGVYHNSALIMGEDGKVLGLYRKMHLPEEPGYYEKYYFAPGDLGYRVWPTRYGPLSVLICWDQWFPEAARSSVLQGAVLLFYPTSIGWHPQEKEKEGRHQLAAWQIVQRAHAIANGCYVVAVNRVGWEAGDEGTGLEFWGHSFVADPLGRIVAEAGEQEEILVAELDLSLVEETRKFWPFLRDRRVDSYRSILGLFDPNLGSSSATQSSSSP
- a CDS encoding prephenate dehydratase gives rise to the protein MSVAFLGPAQTFSHLVAKKRFPKRKLLPLPSIPEVVEYVRRHPLSSGIVPIENSSSGMIPETVDLLLDRSFSLCIREELALRVRLALLGRRGAKIKTLYSHAAPLYHCRNWIMQRFPEVQLRRVASTAEAARLASLEPASAALSTRDAAILYGLEVLEYPVADDTANLTQFFVLGHRPAGSGARETSLAVLLKEKVGSLCSFLEPFREEGLNLKRIVSHPVMGHPNTYFFFLSVQAPNTDPRFIQATEKAKKHTWEMRLLGSYPVRRPYSS
- a CDS encoding bifunctional heptose 7-phosphate kinase/heptose 1-phosphate adenyltransferase gives rise to the protein MLESFPEVSSLFESFARLRILVVGDLMLDEYLWGRVERLSPEAPVPVVEVERTSYYPGGAANVARNVLEFTPFVVVAGVVGEDAAGQLVRKLLADAGADVSGVFALSDRPTTQKTRVIGRKQQVVRVDRESREPLPATIAGKMREFLALRLGEVDAVILEDYGKGMFTQDMADAILLACQRQKKLSVVDPCLSHAVQWVGARVVKPNRKEVLLHAKEPQREGERASLERAARLLRKSWNVWCVVVTLGEEGMLVVEPDGEHWICGIRREVFDVTGAGDTAVALLTLGLAAGLSPRQAAVIANCGASVVVGKLGTATVGREELAKALLESAPGQR